Proteins from a genomic interval of Paenibacillus sp. FSL H8-0048:
- the pssA gene encoding CDP-diacylglycerol--serine O-phosphatidyltransferase, giving the protein MKWSWLPSMCTLGNLGFGSISLLFTIEERYDLALLMILLAAICDVMDGLLARMLHCTSDFGKQLDSLADIISFGIAPAFLILLYRLENVQWVGPVAAVAFLICGALRLARFNISAPSKGFVGMPITAAGLLLSMTTLIGERLKPEMLILIMGLLSILMISRFPFPSFKKFGNRK; this is encoded by the coding sequence ATGAAATGGAGCTGGCTGCCTTCAATGTGCACACTGGGAAACCTGGGCTTCGGATCAATATCCCTGCTATTCACGATTGAAGAACGTTATGATCTTGCTTTATTAATGATACTTCTGGCTGCGATATGCGATGTTATGGACGGACTGCTCGCCCGGATGCTGCATTGCACCAGTGATTTTGGCAAACAACTGGACTCTTTGGCGGATATTATTTCTTTTGGCATCGCTCCCGCCTTTCTTATTCTGCTATACCGGCTGGAAAATGTGCAGTGGGTCGGACCTGTGGCTGCGGTTGCATTCCTGATCTGCGGGGCGCTGCGGCTGGCCAGATTCAATATCTCGGCTCCTTCTAAGGGCTTTGTGGGCATGCCGATTACGGCAGCCGGATTGCTTCTGTCGATGACCACACTTATAGGTGAGCGGCTGAAGCCGGAAATGCTCATTTTAATTATGGGACTATTGTCTATACTGATGATAAGCAGGTTTCCATTCCCTTCATTTAAAAAATTCGGTAACAGGAAGTGA
- a CDS encoding sensor histidine kinase: protein MKRWGITFKLFVMTVIFFVCFYGMVILSQFLLFDRFYQVQKESRVEKHLKSFGTSYTKEAWGRTRTSRELVRFMLRNKTQMVIMKPDGRMKSEDPFRMKLIDEKGQTQVIPMSLFMNQFGDMLRSAHLKENDRVTIQGEHVVSASELGHLFYPVNITKQGGTPVGEEADSDNTSITGTITELVLPDMKIWSPRQGILFEAIEDWFPLNPGQLESLNNLNMVKEEWTAPWSGIRNSVMILPVKQAGGEIELLFSVTSLQDVKDSNEALRWFFLYLGLGGFVLILVLSLFYSKMVTRPLIKLNNTAKRMVALDFTGHNSIRQKDELGNLSRSMFTLSQSLDTALGELRETNQQLVEEMEQKKKLEQMQQDFFASASHELKTPLSIIKGFAEGLEDGVSAGKQDHYIKVIIEEADKMEFLVKDMLDLARLESGTIKLRKSSFMLSEMTEKVTDKLVHSLQNKKLDVVIIPANELPVYADATWIEQVLSNLLTNAIRHAEEGSTITVRLESQPKKLLFTIHNKGERIPEDQLAHIWERFYRIEASRSRLTGGTGLGLSIAKQILDMHGCQYAVMNTTDGVCFSVTFGG from the coding sequence ATGAAACGATGGGGAATTACCTTCAAGCTGTTCGTAATGACTGTCATCTTCTTCGTCTGCTTCTACGGGATGGTAATTCTGAGCCAGTTCCTGCTGTTTGACCGCTTCTACCAGGTACAGAAGGAGTCCCGTGTGGAGAAGCATCTGAAGAGCTTCGGGACAAGCTACACCAAAGAAGCCTGGGGCAGAACCCGCACCTCCCGCGAGCTGGTCCGGTTCATGCTGCGCAACAAGACACAGATGGTCATTATGAAGCCGGATGGCCGGATGAAGTCGGAAGATCCGTTCCGCATGAAGCTGATCGATGAGAAGGGCCAGACTCAGGTGATTCCCATGTCCCTGTTCATGAATCAGTTCGGCGACATGCTGAGATCGGCCCATCTGAAGGAGAATGACCGGGTGACTATACAAGGAGAGCATGTCGTCAGCGCAAGCGAGCTCGGGCATCTGTTCTATCCGGTTAATATTACTAAACAAGGCGGAACGCCGGTAGGCGAGGAGGCGGATTCGGACAATACCAGCATTACCGGAACCATTACGGAGCTGGTGCTGCCGGATATGAAAATATGGAGTCCGCGCCAGGGCATCCTGTTCGAGGCCATAGAGGACTGGTTTCCTTTAAATCCGGGTCAGCTGGAGAGCCTGAATAATCTGAACATGGTCAAGGAAGAGTGGACGGCTCCCTGGAGCGGTATCCGCAATTCCGTAATGATTCTGCCCGTGAAGCAGGCCGGCGGAGAGATTGAGCTGTTGTTCTCAGTGACCTCGCTGCAGGATGTTAAGGATTCCAATGAAGCGCTGCGCTGGTTCTTTTTATACCTGGGGCTTGGCGGGTTCGTGCTGATTCTGGTTCTGTCGCTGTTCTATTCCAAGATGGTGACCCGGCCCTTAATCAAGCTCAATAATACGGCCAAACGGATGGTGGCGCTCGATTTCACCGGTCATAACTCCATTCGCCAGAAGGATGAGCTGGGTAACCTGTCCAGAAGCATGTTCACCTTGTCCCAAAGTCTGGACACTGCACTGGGCGAGCTTCGGGAGACGAATCAACAGCTGGTGGAGGAAATGGAGCAGAAGAAGAAGCTGGAGCAGATGCAGCAGGACTTTTTTGCCAGTGCCTCCCATGAGCTGAAGACGCCGCTTAGCATTATCAAGGGCTTCGCCGAGGGGCTGGAGGACGGGGTGAGCGCCGGCAAGCAGGATCATTACATCAAGGTGATTATCGAAGAGGCCGACAAGATGGAGTTCCTGGTAAAAGATATGCTAGACCTGGCCCGCCTGGAGTCCGGCACAATCAAGCTGCGCAAAAGCTCCTTCATGCTAAGCGAAATGACGGAGAAGGTGACCGATAAACTGGTGCATTCCCTTCAAAATAAGAAGCTGGATGTGGTCATTATTCCGGCGAATGAATTGCCCGTGTATGCGGATGCTACATGGATTGAACAGGTGCTCAGCAATCTGCTGACCAACGCAATCCGTCATGCCGAAGAGGGCAGTACCATAACCGTTAGACTGGAGAGTCAGCCTAAGAAGCTTCTGTTCACCATCCACAACAAAGGGGAGCGAATCCCCGAGGATCAACTGGCGCATATCTGGGAGCGGTTCTACCGGATCGAGGCTTCGCGCAGCCGTCTGACGGGCGGAACCGGACTCGGATTGTCCATTGCGAAGCAGATTTTAGATATGCATGGCTGCCAGTATGCAGTGATGAACACCACGGACGGCGTCTGTTTTAGTGTAACCTTTGGAGGCTGA
- a CDS encoding response regulator transcription factor, whose protein sequence is MKKKLLLVEDELRIRELVSDYFIQDGWEVREADNGQDALLWFDSLMPDLLILDIMMPKMDGFQVCREIRKKSATPIILLTAKSADDDKIHGFELGADDYVTKPFSPKVLVARAAALMKRVEGAHQPESGVVRFGSAIFNTMAHRLEVEGADVELTPKEYDLLWLLVRNKGHVISRDTILSRVWGIEFEGDSRVVDSHIKKLRSKLGYESRHIRTVIGTGYRFEDEE, encoded by the coding sequence TTGAAGAAAAAGTTACTGCTTGTCGAAGACGAGCTGCGTATCCGTGAGCTGGTGTCGGATTACTTCATACAGGACGGCTGGGAGGTGCGCGAAGCCGATAATGGGCAGGACGCGCTCCTATGGTTCGATTCGCTGATGCCGGATCTGCTGATTCTGGATATTATGATGCCCAAAATGGACGGATTTCAGGTATGCCGGGAGATCCGCAAGAAATCGGCGACCCCGATCATTCTGTTGACTGCCAAATCCGCCGATGACGACAAAATACACGGCTTCGAGCTGGGAGCCGATGATTATGTGACCAAGCCGTTCAGTCCCAAGGTGCTGGTGGCCCGGGCCGCGGCTCTGATGAAACGGGTGGAAGGCGCGCACCAGCCAGAATCCGGTGTGGTGAGATTCGGCTCGGCCATCTTCAATACTATGGCGCACCGTCTTGAGGTAGAAGGCGCCGACGTCGAGCTGACCCCGAAGGAATATGATCTCCTGTGGCTGCTGGTCCGCAACAAGGGCCATGTAATCTCGCGGGACACCATCCTCAGCCGGGTCTGGGGAATTGAATTCGAGGGGGACTCCCGGGTCGTGGACAGCCATATCAAGAAACTGCGCAGCAAGCTGGGGTATGAATCCCGCCACATCCGCACGGTCATTGGAACCGGCTACAGATTTGAGGACGAAGAATGA
- a CDS encoding ABC transporter ATP-binding protein, with protein MSNQRKREQAPGGPGALVGGPPGRAGVTPKVRPKNSKATIIRIWSYLNRQRTGLIMVYVFTILNAVLALIGPYLLGKAIDTAILPQDYSLLVQFCLLLGGIYLLGSAVSWVQAYVMTSVSQRTVYELRRDLFAKYQELPVSFFDTHANGELMSRATNDIDNVSNSLNQSVTQLLNSLITLSGSLVIMLMLNVPLTGVAMVTIPLVVLASRRITGLSRIYFKDQQQHLGELNGFIEEAVSGQKVIKQYRREQAEVTRFRGISGELNKASIKAQIVSGLVGPVMNLINNLNFALIAGIGGWMAYRELLTVGVIVSMLNYAKQFGRPVSDLANQYNLIQSAIAGAERVFELMDMPSEYSGEQPQELERIRGEVIFRDVVFGYKPGEPILNGVSFTAQPGETIALVGPTGAGKTTIVNLLTRFYEVSGGEVLIDGRDIREFNKNGLRRQLGMVLQDAHVFSGTIRENIRFGRLEATDREVEEAANLANVSGFIARMPQGYDTLLGTDGTTLSHGQRQLLTIARAILADPAILILDEATSSVDTRTEMHIQQAMRTLMKGRTSFVIAHRLSTIQDADRILVIQGGQIAEQGSHSQLLALQGIYSELYNSQFKQAFEAG; from the coding sequence ATGTCCAATCAACGTAAAAGAGAGCAGGCTCCCGGCGGACCTGGAGCATTAGTCGGCGGGCCTCCGGGCCGGGCTGGTGTTACACCCAAGGTACGCCCGAAGAACAGCAAGGCAACGATCATCCGCATCTGGTCCTATCTGAACCGTCAGCGGACAGGGCTGATTATGGTCTATGTATTCACGATTCTGAATGCTGTGCTTGCCCTGATCGGTCCCTACCTGCTGGGAAAAGCCATTGATACCGCGATCCTCCCGCAGGATTACAGTCTGCTGGTCCAGTTCTGTCTCCTTCTGGGCGGCATTTATTTGCTGGGCAGCGCCGTCTCTTGGGTCCAGGCTTACGTGATGACCTCCGTCTCCCAGCGCACAGTGTATGAGCTGCGGCGTGACCTGTTCGCCAAATACCAGGAGCTGCCGGTCAGCTTCTTCGATACCCATGCTAACGGTGAGTTGATGAGCCGTGCGACCAATGACATCGACAATGTCTCGAACTCACTGAATCAGAGTGTAACCCAGCTGTTGAACAGTCTGATCACACTTAGCGGCTCTCTGGTCATTATGCTGATGCTGAATGTTCCCCTCACGGGAGTTGCTATGGTAACCATTCCACTGGTCGTGCTGGCGAGCCGCCGGATTACCGGCTTAAGCCGGATCTACTTCAAGGATCAGCAGCAGCATCTGGGTGAACTGAACGGCTTCATTGAAGAAGCGGTCAGCGGCCAAAAGGTGATTAAGCAATACCGCAGAGAACAGGCGGAGGTTACCAGATTCCGCGGAATAAGCGGGGAGCTTAATAAAGCGAGCATCAAGGCGCAGATTGTATCCGGCCTGGTAGGCCCGGTAATGAACCTGATTAACAATCTGAACTTCGCGCTGATTGCCGGAATTGGCGGCTGGATGGCTTATCGGGAGTTGCTTACCGTGGGGGTCATCGTCAGTATGCTGAACTATGCCAAGCAGTTCGGCAGGCCCGTCTCCGACCTTGCGAACCAGTATAACCTGATCCAATCGGCAATCGCCGGAGCGGAGCGCGTATTTGAATTGATGGATATGCCCTCCGAATACAGCGGGGAGCAGCCTCAGGAGCTGGAGCGGATACGCGGCGAAGTTATTTTCCGGGATGTAGTGTTCGGCTATAAACCGGGTGAGCCTATTCTGAACGGGGTAAGCTTCACTGCGCAGCCGGGCGAGACGATCGCCCTGGTCGGACCGACCGGTGCAGGGAAGACGACCATTGTCAACCTGCTGACGCGCTTCTATGAAGTGAGCGGCGGTGAGGTGCTCATCGACGGCAGGGATATCAGGGAGTTCAATAAAAACGGGCTGCGCCGTCAGCTCGGAATGGTGCTGCAGGATGCCCATGTTTTCTCGGGAACCATTCGCGAGAATATCCGGTTCGGCCGTCTGGAGGCCACGGACCGTGAAGTGGAAGAAGCGGCCAATCTGGCCAACGTCAGTGGCTTCATTGCGCGGATGCCTCAGGGGTACGACACACTGCTGGGTACAGACGGGACCACCTTGAGCCACGGCCAGCGCCAGCTCTTGACCATTGCCCGCGCCATTCTGGCCGATCCGGCTATCCTCATTCTGGATGAGGCAACGAGTAGCGTGGATACCCGGACAGAGATGCATATCCAGCAGGCCATGCGGACACTGATGAAGGGCCGCACCAGCTTCGTGATCGCCCACCGGCTTAGCACTATTCAGGATGCTGACCGGATTCTGGTCATCCAGGGCGGCCAGATCGCCGAGCAGGGAAGCCACAGCCAGCTTCTTGCGCTGCAAGGGATCTATTCCGAGCTGTATAACAGCCAGTTCAAGCAAGCCTTTGAAGCCGGGTAA